A region from the Lolium perenne isolate Kyuss_39 chromosome 4, Kyuss_2.0, whole genome shotgun sequence genome encodes:
- the LOC127329992 gene encoding DNA glycosylase/AP lyase ROS1-like, translating to MTPECQATGLGYVFTAKAPHESRHTYKIVPPEEAMAGNAARASASSSMSTPVKLEHTIRRSRKKSTTQEHLKLKVVKVDPMNPAPPKPVRRKTVKRKPASSTKDGSLAGKKRKRGSGQLAIVPFEETFSALVPIGVKRKRPNLKVIGLTAETKRAHAALVEWEKSTSNDFEGFDIGSGPEWDEIRRDYERRADEFIAHMHDLFGQRNLRPWGGSVIDSVMGAFLTQNAGDHLSSNAFMFLEAKFPNKPQENAQHVALIGHLNESFNLTPHHGALVPANNRTRINAKKKKATIESEKVDWEALRKEIYRSSDISRVTPIPDKVDWQAVLDASVYVVADTIACRGQQLNIAERMQEFLMLLKTNHGSYNLEWLRYLSPYNAQKFLLGIHGIGEKSVGCIRLLTLGHRAFPVDVNVCRIAVRLGWVELETPWSDLEEDIFHLVDEYPLLRDVQKYLWPRLCTMDKEKLYILHCGMITFGKVICRKKTPKCTACPFRAKCKYNNSREKVCPTLPPIVTPELEYGEYHTSLVIHGNTNRAYNYEPIIEIPSSPEYEDLNDQLSDNYGPIIEIPPSPEYEEHNDQLSDIEDAAEAYYQAKTDRCFGFWKPENRKEMVRTRPQQQTNKLKTISRLRTEHLAFKLPDDHKVLEQFDKKVEGDHVSYLLVLTPSCNDDDYSVKGTVLIPCRTANRGNFPLDGTYFQNNEVFADDSSSSLPVTVPRESISHLERCTVYMGSSIHWITQGLTYPQIQDCFKNGYICVRGFDRKTREPRELCATLHATEDKKKGKKRAGDEFAVGQWVYVCLDHDFAPSRKKLPPSFYGPYPVAEKNLDRMYRLKLPQCALLDRDFHVSQLKPFNGDPPTELPLLPPQRVLVSRTSLGVRKVLVKWPGCPYSAATWEDLTKFQANYPQFKIQDKLLRDDVMFGLVYRRRSLTRLAKYGRVYVRRARPAVSN from the exons ATGACGCCAGAATGCCAAGCCACTGGCCTTGGCTATGTGTTCACGGCGAAAGCGCCGCATGAGAGTCGCCACACTTACAAGATCGTACCGCCGGAAGAAGCCATGGCCGGCAATGCTGCTCGTGCCAGTGCTTCTTCTTCTATGAGTACGCCGGTTAAACTGGAGCATACCATACGGAGATCCAGAAAGAAGTCCACCACTCAGGAGCATCTTAAATTGAAGGTAGTAAAAGTAGATCCCATGAACCCAGCACCACCGAAGCCGGTGAGGCGCAAGACGGTGAAGCGCAAGCCGGCGAGCAGCACCAAAGATGGTTCCCTTGCAGGGAAGAAGAGGAAACGAGGAAGTGGACAACTCGCTATCGTTCCTTTCGAAGAGACCTTTTCTGCGTTGGTGCCCATAGGAGTCAAGCGCAAGAGACCCAATCTCAAAGTGATAGGCCTCACCGCCGAGACGAAAAGAGCCCATGCGGCTCTCGTGGAGTGGGAGAAAAGCACCAGCAACGATTTCGAAGGGTTCGACATAGGGAGCGGGCCCGAGTGGGATGAAATCCGGCGCGACTACGAGCGACGTGCGGATGAGTTTATCGCTCACATGCACGATTTGTTCG GACAAAGGAATTTGCGTCCGTGGGGAGGATCAGTCATTGATTCGGTGATGGGTGCGTTTCTAACGCAAAATGCTGGCGACCATTTGTCAAG CAATGCCTTTATGTTCCTGGAGGCCAAGTTTCCAAACAAGCCACAAGAAAATGCTCAACATGTGGCTTTAATAGGTCATCTCAATGAAAGCTTCAATTTGACTCCTCATCATGGTGCGTTAGTTCCTGCCAATAATAGAACTAGAATTAatgcaaaaaagaaaaaagcaaCAATAGAAAGTGAGAAAGTGGACTGGGAGGCGCTTAGGAAGGAGATATATAGAAGCTCTGACATAAGTAGAGTCACCCCAATCCCTGACAAAGTAGATTGGCAAGCTGTACTAGATGCATCAGTGTACGTGGTTGCAGACACGATTGCGTGCAGGGGCCAACAGCTAAACATTGCAGAGAGGATGCAG GAATTTCTAATGCTCTTAAAGACTAACCATGGAAGCTATAACCTGGAGTGGCTGAGATATCTGTCTCCGTACAATGCTCA AAAATTCTTACTAGGTATACATGGGATTGGCGAAAAAAGTGTCGGTTGCATCCGGCTTCTCACCCTAGGGCACCGTGCATTTCCA GTAGATGTCAATGTCTGTCGTATAGCCGTCAGGCTAGGCTGGGTTGAACTCGAAACGCCGTGGTCAGATCTTGAGGAGGACATTTTTCATCTAGTTGACGA ATATCCACTACTGCGTGATGTGCAGAAATACCTGTGGCCCCGGTTGTGCACCATGGACAAGGAAAAATT GTACATACTGCACTGTGGAATGATTACATTTGGAAAG GTAATATGCAGAAAGAAAACACCAAAATGCACTGCTTGTCCTTTCCGTGCAAAGTGCAAGTACAACAATTCCAG AGAAAAAGTCTGTCCTACACTTCCTCCTATAGTGACTCCTGAGCTTGAATATGGTGAATACCATACAAGCTTGGTTATTCATGGGAACACTAACCGTGCATATAACTATGAGCCCATTATCGAAATTCCATCAAGTCCGGAGTATGAAGATCTTAACGATCAACTTTCTGATAACTATGGGCCCATTATCGAAATTCCGCCAAGTCCGGAGTATGAAGAGCACAACGATCAACTTTCTGACATTGAAGATGCGGCAGAAGCATATTACCAAGCTAAAACAGACAGATGTTTTGGCTTTTGGAAACCAGAAAACAGAAAAGAGATGGTGCGAACAAGACCACAACAACAAACAAATAAACTGAAAACCATATCCCGCCTGAGGACTGAACACCTTGC GTTCAAGCTCCCAGATGACCATAAAGTCTTGGAACAG TTTGATAAGAAAGTTGAGGGAGATCACGTGTCTTATCTTCTGGTTCTTACTCCTTCATGCAACGACGATGATTACTCAGTGAAAGGCACAGTTCTG ATACCCTGTCGGACAGCAAACCGCGGAAACTTCCCATTGGATGGTACCTACTTCCAGAACAATGAG GTGTTCGCAGATGACTCATCTAGCAGTTTACCGGTAACGGTTCCTAGAGAAAGTATCTCTCACCTGGAGAGATGCACTGTATATATGGGTTCATCAATACATTGGATCACACaag GCCTAACCTACCCACAAATTCAAGACTGCTTCAAGAATG GATATATTTGTGTAAGAGGATTCGATCGGAAAACAAGAGAACCAAGGGAACTATGCGCGACGCTGCATGCCACTGAAGACAAAAAGAAGGGAAAGAAAAGGGCAGGAGATGAATTTGCCGTCGGCCAGTGGGTGTATGTCTGCCTTGATCACGATTTTGCACCTTCCAGAAAGAAGCTCCCTCCTAGTTTCTATGGGCCTTACCCTGTGGCTGAGAAGAATCTCGACAGGATGTATAGGCTGAAGCTTCCCCAGTGTGCACTCCTTGATAGAGATTTTCATGTAAGCCAGCTGAAGCCTTTCAATGGAGATCCGCCAACCGAGCTGCCATTGCTGCCTCCACAACGGGTCCTTGTGTCAAGAACTTCTCTCGGAGTGCGGAAGGTACTGGTGAAATGGCCTGGCTGCCCCTATTCAGCAGCAACATGGGAAGATCTCACAAAGTTTCAAGCCAACTATCCTCAATTCAAAATCCAAGATAAGCTACTCCGCGATGATGTCATGTTTGGCCTTGTTTACCGGCGCCGCTCACTCACTCGTTTGGCCAAGTATGGCCGTGTTTATGTGCGCCGTGCGCGCCCTGCTGTGAGCAACTAA